In Phalacrocorax carbo chromosome 1, bPhaCar2.1, whole genome shotgun sequence, the genomic stretch GAGGTTTGCTACTAAGCTGTTCAGACGACTTTGCTTTGAGTTTGATCTTCTCATTTAAAGCATCACCAATACTTGTATCGACTGTTTGTTTGATCTGTACCTTATCACCTTTTAGAAGGGAAGTCAATCCCTCGTTTTCTAAAGCAAACTCTGCACTGTATCTTTTAATCCCTTTTGATTCTGGTGACAAGTTGTCTCTATATTTcaaggacagtgaggtggatcTAAGTTTCACTTGAAAAGGACTTTTATCTTCACAGCTTGGCTGATTCTGAGATACCACCGAAGAATCACTTGGCACTGGCACCGCATCGACAGCTGGAGAAACGCAGCCAGCCAAAACTTCTGTAGGTTGGCCTCTGTTCTCCAAGTCGGACTCTGGCAACAAAGCCTGCTTTTTGTTGCTACTTTTTGCCTCCTCCAGATCTGATCCCTTCTGCAAGTCTTCCTTCCACTTCTCATTTCTTGAGGAGACCTTTGCTTTGGACAGGAAGAATCCGGTATTTAATGTGCTTTCCAAGTCTGATCTTTCTGGGAAGTGTAGGCTTCTGGTCCTTGGTCTCTCCCGTGCAGGGGAGACAGAAAACTTTCTCAAGGCATTGAGTTCATTGgctgctttttcagctttcttccccaaaagTTCCTCCTTGTAGACCAGTGACTGACTGTTCTCCTTACCAGAAGCAGCTGCCTCTTGTGCAGTCTTTGTTTTCTCTAGAGAGCAGGAAGCAGATGATCCCATCTGCATTGAGGAAGCAGGATGTGAAATATGGAATGGGTCTGTGGGCTGGAAAGAACCTACGGAAAATTCCTTGCTGGACTCTGACAACAGAGCAAACTCTATCTTTGTCTCTTTATTACTGGGCATTTCCAGAGTTATCTGATGATCCTGctgtatattttcttctgacccTTCCAAGGAAACAATACTGTTCTTATTTATTGAAATATCTTCTTCAGATGgtattttatttactgaaaatgcAGTAGGAGGCTCCGtattttcttgatttaaaatattgattGACACATCACTCACATCCCCAGACAATTGAATCAGTGTTTCTGAGGAATCTTCTTGCTTTTGTACTTCTCTGTCTGGACTGGAGTAGGAAGAAGTTGAAGAGTCTTTGCCTTCTAACAGCAGTGAGGACTCAGACTTCACGCACGTTGTTTCCAGTGTTGGTTGGCAGCCCTCTGGTTTATTCTCTGGTAGCAGGGCTTCCTGTACAGCAGCAGACTCAGAAGTAGGCTGAGTCATCGCTGGTCTCAAAGCAGGGGGAAGGTCCTCAGGCATTCTGGGCTTTGGCCAGGAAGCCACatcctgtgctgcagctgtgtcGCATGGTGGTTCTTGATTGCTGGGTTTGAATACAGCATCTGGCAAGCCTGTCTTCATCTCCTTTtcatcatcctcctcttcttctgGGGTACAGCTCAAATCAGTCAGAGATTCAGACTGGGCcttctgcaaaaagaaattcagaaagctCCATCACCATGtacagatttactttttttcttattcatcaTTGCATTTACAAC encodes the following:
- the CRACDL gene encoding CRACD-like protein isoform X1, with product MSFSRIMDPKMRETEGDGEDISGKKKSKFKSFKKFFGKKKRKETSSGSTSLKLFQSTSDVTASHDMHVNYDSEDELETRKGIMGSRALSHDSIFIPETAQEPARPVRVFSQENVSDRIRALQLKLQPTMKMGPPPPFGLHAKRTEDAGTSSEDDGLPRSPPEMSLLHENLNSDTTTRFSDSHKHLSSLSLAGTGSEEEEQVTLNPFSRSHSTDSQLFPRHGSAETGAPQISDSTISPAADFDTPPELSSCLDNSAAKHKLLIKPRHQRSSKMRRFSQKAQSESLTDLSCTPEEEEDDEKEMKTGLPDAVFKPSNQEPPCDTAAAQDVASWPKPRMPEDLPPALRPAMTQPTSESAAVQEALLPENKPEGCQPTLETTCVKSESSLLLEGKDSSTSSYSSPDREVQKQEDSSETLIQLSGDVSDVSINILNQENTEPPTAFSVNKIPSEEDISINKNSIVSLEGSEENIQQDHQITLEMPSNKETKIEFALLSESSKEFSVGSFQPTDPFHISHPASSMQMGSSASCSLEKTKTAQEAAASGKENSQSLVYKEELLGKKAEKAANELNALRKFSVSPARERPRTRSLHFPERSDLESTLNTGFFLSKAKVSSRNEKWKEDLQKGSDLEEAKSSNKKQALLPESDLENRGQPTEVLAGCVSPAVDAVPVPSDSSVVSQNQPSCEDKSPFQVKLRSTSLSLKYRDNLSPESKGIKRYSAEFALENEGLTSLLKGDKVQIKQTVDTSIGDALNEKIKLKAKSSEQLSSKPPLPKKPALQNITAPNTTANKEKQDKAIPSPESRNEDRDLEKKSNPCKVPERYMPSPVAAGDSGRDPNSPTEPAWIFIARQKQRGMQQEQELDREKLVAPDVKSDTEKQNKEKERTEGSVKQQWSKPAHLAPKPTAEEQGTEAKSEVKEPLLRTNSLSHYVPVAPSPALVDKMEISHFKKASNAAADQPSWMELAKKKSQAWSDMPQIIK
- the CRACDL gene encoding CRACD-like protein isoform X2 gives rise to the protein MSFSRIMDPKMRETEGDGEDISGKKKSKFKSFKKFFGKKKRKETSSGSTSLKLFQSTSDVTASHDMHVNYDSEDELETRKGIMGSRALSHDSIFIPETAQEPARPVRVFSQENVSDRIRALQLKLQPTMKMGPPPPFGLHAKRTEDAGTSSEDDGLPRSPPEMSLLHENLNSDTTTRFSDSHKHLSSLSLAGTGSEEEEQVTLNPFSRSHSTDSQLFPRHGSAETGAPQISDSTISPAADFDTPPELSSCLDNSAAKHKLLIKPRHQRSSKMRRFSQKAQSESLTDLSCTPEEEEDDEKEMKTGLPDAVFKPSNQEPPCDTAAAQDVASWPKPRMPEDLPPALRPAMTQPTSESAAVQEALLPENKPEGCQPTLETTCVKSESSLLLEGKDSSTSSYSSPDREVQKQEDSSETLIQLSGDVSDVSINILNQENTEPPTAFSVNKIPSEEDISINKNSIVSLEGSEENIQQDHQITLEMPSNKETKIEFALLSESSKEFSVGSFQPTDPFHISHPASSMQMGSSASCSLEKTKTAQEAAASGKENSQSLVYKEELLGKKAEKAANELNALRKFSVSPARERPRTRSLHFPERSDLESTLNTGFFLSKAKVSSRNEKWKEDLQKGSDLEEAKSSNKKQALLPESDLENRGQPTEVLAGCVSPAVDAVPVPSDSSVVSQNQPSCEDKSPFQVKLRSTSLSLKYRDNLSPESKGIKRYSAEFALENEGLTSLLKGDKVQIKQTVDTSIGDALNEKIKLKAKSSEQLSSKPPLPKKPALQNITAPNTTANKEKQDKAIPSPESRNEDRDLEKKSNPCKVPERYMPSPVAAGDSGRDPNSPTEPAWIFIARQKQRGMQQEQELDREKLVAPDVKSDTEKQNKEKERTEGSVKQQWSKPAHLAPKPTAEEQGTEAKSEVKEPLLRTNSLSHYVPAPSPALVDKMEISHFKKASNAAADQPSWMELAKKKSQAWSDMPQIIK